A genomic region of Pseudomonas frederiksbergensis contains the following coding sequences:
- a CDS encoding FAD-dependent oxidoreductase, with product MAERLNNDFQFIEVGRKDPKKKLLRQRKKEFVEIYEPFKPQQSADQAHRCLGCGNPYCEWKCPVHNFIPNWLKLVAEGNILAAAELSHQTNTLPEVCGRVCPQDRLCEGACTLNDGFGAVTIGSVEKYITDTAFAMGWRPDMSKVKPTGKRVAVIGAGPAGLGCADVLVRGGVTPVVFDKNPEIGGLLTFGIPEFKLEKTVLSNRREVFTGMGIEFRLNTEIGKDVSIEQLLEEYDAVFMGMGTYTYMKGGFAGEDLPGVYDALDFLIANVNRNLGFEKSPEDFVDMKGKKVVVLGGGDTAMDCNRTSIRQGAKSVTCAYRRDEANMPGSRKEVKNAKEEGVKFLYNRQPIAIVGEDKVEGVKVVETRLGEPDARGRRSPEPIPGSEEIIPADAVVIAFGFRPSPASWFEQFSIQTDSQGRVVAPEQGQYKHQTSNPKIFAGGDMVRGSDLVVTAIFEGRNAAEGILDYLGV from the coding sequence ATGGCTGAACGTCTGAATAATGACTTCCAGTTCATCGAGGTCGGGCGCAAGGATCCGAAGAAGAAACTGTTGCGTCAACGCAAGAAAGAGTTCGTGGAAATCTACGAACCCTTCAAACCCCAGCAGTCGGCCGACCAGGCTCACCGCTGCCTGGGTTGCGGTAACCCGTATTGCGAATGGAAGTGCCCGGTGCACAACTTCATTCCCAATTGGCTGAAGCTGGTGGCCGAAGGCAACATCCTCGCCGCCGCCGAACTGTCGCACCAGACCAACACCCTGCCGGAAGTCTGCGGCCGCGTGTGCCCACAGGACCGTCTGTGCGAGGGTGCATGCACCCTTAACGACGGCTTCGGCGCAGTGACTATCGGTTCGGTCGAGAAGTACATCACCGACACCGCGTTCGCCATGGGCTGGCGCCCGGACATGTCCAAGGTCAAACCGACCGGTAAGCGTGTTGCGGTGATCGGCGCAGGCCCTGCTGGCCTGGGTTGTGCCGACGTGCTGGTACGCGGCGGCGTGACCCCGGTGGTGTTCGACAAGAACCCGGAAATCGGCGGTCTGCTAACCTTCGGCATCCCCGAGTTCAAGCTGGAAAAGACTGTGTTGAGCAATCGCCGCGAAGTCTTCACCGGCATGGGCATCGAGTTCCGCCTGAACACCGAAATCGGCAAGGACGTGTCCATCGAGCAACTGCTCGAAGAATACGATGCCGTGTTCATGGGCATGGGCACCTACACCTATATGAAGGGCGGTTTTGCCGGTGAGGATCTACCGGGCGTCTACGACGCGCTGGATTTCCTGATTGCCAACGTCAACCGCAATCTGGGCTTTGAAAAGTCGCCGGAAGATTTCGTCGACATGAAAGGCAAGAAGGTCGTGGTGTTGGGTGGCGGCGACACGGCGATGGACTGCAACCGCACCTCGATCCGTCAGGGCGCCAAGTCGGTGACCTGTGCCTATCGTCGTGACGAAGCGAATATGCCTGGCTCGCGCAAAGAGGTGAAGAACGCCAAGGAAGAAGGCGTGAAATTCCTCTACAACCGTCAGCCAATCGCAATCGTCGGTGAGGACAAGGTCGAAGGTGTGAAGGTGGTCGAGACCCGTCTCGGCGAGCCGGACGCCCGTGGCCGCCGCAGCCCCGAGCCGATCCCGGGCTCCGAAGAGATCATCCCGGCCGACGCCGTGGTCATCGCGTTCGGTTTCCGTCCAAGCCCGGCGTCGTGGTTTGAGCAGTTCAGCATCCAGACCGACAGCCAGGGCCGTGTTGTGGCTCCGGAGCAAGGTCAGTACAAGCACCAGACCAGCAACCCGAAGATCTTCGCCGGTGGCGACATGGTGCGTGGTTCTGACCTGGTGGTAACCGCGATCTTCGAAGGCAGAAACGCTGCCGAAGGGATCCTGGATTACCTGGGCGTCTGA